One window of Pelobates fuscus isolate aPelFus1 chromosome 9, aPelFus1.pri, whole genome shotgun sequence genomic DNA carries:
- the CLDN2 gene encoding claudin-2: MVSVGLQMVGYVLSILGLTGTVIATVMPSWKVSSYIGASIVTAVGFSKGLWMECASFSTGITQCDIYNSMLGLAADTQAAQALMITSCVFSVLASMFSVFGMRCTIFSQGSPGKDKLAVAGGALFILGGILSLIPICWNLHSILQEFYNPLIPDAVKFEIGPALYLGILASILSVLGGAILCASCPPKEADHDFYSKYQGRSLIADKGKISTSVTNASKKETNGYSLTGYV, translated from the coding sequence ATGGTTTCAGTGGGCTTGCAGATGGTAGGCTATGTCTTGTCTATTCTTGGTCTGACTGGTACTGTAATTGCCACAGTCATGCCATCCTGGAAGGTCAGCTCTTACATAGGTGCAAGCATTGTGACAGCTGTGGGCTTTTCCAAGGGACTTTGGATGGAGTGTGCTTCCTTTAGCACAGGCATTACACAATGTGACATTTACAATAGCATGCTGGGGTTAGCAGCTGATACTCAGGCTGCTCAAGCCCTCATGATCACATCATGTGTATTTTCTGTTCTTGCTAGCATGTTCTCAGTGTTTGGCATGAGGTGCACCATTTTTTCTCAAGGATCCCCTGGGAAAGACAAATTGGCTGTGGCAGGAGGGGCTCTCTTCATTCTGGGTGGAATCCTGTCTTTGATTCCCATTTGCTGGAACCTTCACTCCATTCTTCAAGAATTCTACAATCCACTGATTCCTGATGCAGTTAAGTTTGAGATAGGACCTGCACTCTACCTGGGTATCCTTGCATCTATTCTCTCTGTTTTGGGTGGTGCTATTCTCTGTGCCTCCTGCCCACCTAAGGAGGCAGACCATGACTTTTATAGCAAATACCAAGGACGATCGCTGATTGCAGACAAGGGAAAAATATCTACAAGTGTGACCAATGCCtcaaaaaaggaaacaaatggtTATAGCCTTACAGGTTATGTGTAA